In Rattus norvegicus strain BN/NHsdMcwi chromosome 1, GRCr8, whole genome shotgun sequence, a genomic segment contains:
- the Znf768 gene encoding zinc finger protein 768 codes for MEREASSWGLEPGDVHSPDAMGSPEGSLKGNTSENEEGEISQEGNGDYEVEEIPFGLEPQSPGFEPQSPEFESQSPRFEPESPGFESRSPGFVPPSPEFAPRSPESDPQSPEFESQSSRYEPQSPGYDPKSPGYEPGSPRYEPKSPGYGSKSPEFESQSPGCESQSPGYEPQNSGDEVRNSEFKTHSPEFETQSSKFQEGAEMLLNPEEKNPLNIPLGVHPLDSFTQGFGEQPTGALPLGAPFDMPSGALLATPQFEMLQNPLNLTGTLRGPGRRGGRARGGQGPRPNICGICGKSFGRGSTLIQHQRIHTGEKPYKCEVCSKAFSQSSDLIKHQRTHTGERPYKCPRCGKAFADSSYLLRHQRTHSGQKPYKCPHCGKAFGDSSYLLRHQRTHSHERPYSCPECGKCYSQNSSLRSHQRVHTGQRPFSCGICGKSFSQRSALIPHARSHAREKPFKCPECGKRFGQSSVLAIHARTHLPGRTYSCPDCGKTFNRSSTLIQHQRSHTGERPYRCAVCGKGFCRSSTLLQHHRVHSGERPYKCDDCGKAFSQSSDLIRHQRTHAAGRR; via the exons ATGGAGCGGGAGGCGTCGTCGTGGGGCCTCGAGCCCGGGGATGTGCACAGTCCCGACGCAATGGGCAGTCCCGAAGGGTCTCTCAAAG GCAACACAAGTGAGAATGAAGAAGGGGAAATTTCTCAAGAAGGCAATGGGGACTATGAAGTTGAAGAAATACCTTTTGGGCTTGAACCCCAAAGCCCAGGATTTGAGCCACAAAGCCCAGAATTTGAATCCCAGAGCCCCAGGTTTGAGCCTGAAAGCCCAGGGTTTGAATCCCGAAGCCCTGGGTTTGTGCCCCCAAGCCCTGAGTTTGCACCCAGAAGTCCTGAATCAGATCCTCAGAGCCCGGAGTTTGAATCCCAGAGTTCTAGGTATGAGCCCCAAAGCCCTGGCTATGATCCCAAGAGCCCTGGCTACGAACCTGGGAGTCCTAGGTATGAACCCAAAAGCCCTGGGTATGGTTCAAAGAGCCCTGAATTTGAATCTCAAAGCCCAGGGTGTGAATCCCAGAGTCCCGGGTATGAACCGCAGAACTCTGGAGATGAAGTTCGGAATTCTGAGTTCAAAACCCATAGCCCTGAATTTGAAACTCAAAGTTCCAAATTCCAGGAAGGTGCAGAGATGCTTCTGAACCCCGAGGAAAAGAATCCATTGAACATCCCCCTAGGAGTTCATCCCCTGGACTCCTTTACTCAAGGGTTTGGGGAGCAACCCACAGGAGCACTGCCTCTAGGAGCACCATTTGATATGCCTTCGGGGGCTCTGCTGGCTACACCCCAGTTTGAGATGCTCCAGAATCCCCTGAATCTGACAGGTACCCTTCGTGGTCCCGGTCGTAGGGGTGGCCGGGCCAGGGGTGGGCAAGGCCCTCGACCTAACATCTGTGGCATCTGCGGGAAGAGCTTTGGGCGAGGCTCGACCCTGATCCAGCACCAGCGCATCCACACCGGTGAGAAGCCTTACAAATGTGAGGTGTGCAGCAAGGCCTTTTCCCAGAGTTCTGACCTCATCAAACACCAGCGCACCCATACAGGCGAGCGGCCCTACAAGTGTCCCAGGTGCGGCAAGGCCTTTGCTGATAGTTCTTACCTACTTCGCCACCAGCGCACCCACTCTGGCCAGAAGCCCTACAAGTGTCCACACTGTGGGAAGGCTTTTGGTGACAGCTCCTACCTCCTGCGGCACCAGCGCACCCACAGCCACGAGCGGCCCTACAGCTGCCCTGAGTGTGGCAAGTGCTATAGCCAGAACTCATCCCTGCGCAGCCACCAAAGGGTGCACACAGGGCAACGGCCTTTCAGCTGTGGCATCTGTGGCAAAAGCTTCTCCCAACGGTCAGCACTTATCCCCCACGCCCGCAGCCACGCCCGTGAAAAGCCCTTTAAGTGCCCTGAGTGCGGCAAGCGCTTTGGCCAGAGTTCTGTTCTAGCCATCCATGCTCGCACCCATCTGCCAGGCCGCACATACAGCTGTCCCGACTGTGGCAAAACCTTCAACCGCTCCTCTACACTCATTCAGCACCAGCGCTCCCACACAGGCGAGAGGCCATACCGCTGCGCTGTGTGTGGCAAGGGCTTCTGTCGTTCCTCCACGCTGCTGCAGCACCATCGCGTGCATAGTGGGGAGCGACCTTATAAGTGTGATGACTGTGGAAAGGCCTTCTCGCAAAGCTCCGACCTCATCCGCCACCAGCGGACCCACGCGGCGGGCCGCCGCTAA